In the Kribbella sp. NBC_00482 genome, one interval contains:
- the prfB gene encoding peptide chain release factor 2 yields the protein MAGLDFDAELKQLDATMTSIEKVLDLPALRKEIDELGEQVAAPDLWDDQANAQKVTSRLSSLQSDVERVTNLRGRLDDVGALVELGREENDADSLAEAEKDLGSVAKAIQSLEVRTLLSGEYDEREALVTIRSGAGGVDAADFAEMLQRMYLRYAERHGYPTEVYDTSYAEEAGLKSTTFGVKAPYAYGTLSVETGTHRLVRISPFDNQGRRQTSFAAVEVVPVLEQTDEIDVPEEELRIDVYRSSGPGGQSVNTTDSAVRITHIPTGTVVSCQNEKSQLQNKASAMVILKAKLLALKKAEERAEIDALRGDVQGSWGDQMRSYVLHPYQMVKDLRTQFESGNTSGVFDGEIDEFIEAGIRWRRTGQTVAEQN from the coding sequence GTGGCTGGACTGGATTTTGACGCGGAGCTGAAACAGCTCGACGCGACGATGACCTCGATCGAGAAAGTGCTCGATCTTCCTGCGTTGCGCAAGGAGATCGACGAGCTCGGCGAGCAGGTCGCTGCGCCCGATCTCTGGGACGACCAGGCCAACGCGCAGAAGGTGACGTCACGGCTGTCCAGCCTGCAGTCCGATGTCGAGCGGGTGACCAACCTGCGCGGCCGGCTCGACGATGTCGGCGCGCTGGTCGAGCTGGGCCGCGAGGAGAACGACGCGGACAGCCTGGCCGAGGCCGAGAAGGACCTGGGCTCGGTCGCCAAGGCGATCCAGTCCCTCGAGGTCCGCACGCTGCTGTCCGGTGAGTACGACGAGCGCGAGGCGCTGGTGACGATCCGCTCCGGCGCGGGCGGTGTGGACGCGGCGGACTTCGCCGAGATGCTGCAGCGGATGTATCTGCGGTACGCCGAGCGGCACGGGTACCCAACCGAGGTCTACGACACGTCGTACGCCGAAGAGGCCGGGCTCAAGTCGACCACGTTCGGGGTCAAGGCGCCGTACGCGTACGGCACGCTGAGTGTCGAGACCGGGACGCACCGGCTGGTGCGGATCTCGCCGTTCGACAACCAGGGTCGCCGCCAGACCTCGTTCGCCGCGGTCGAGGTGGTCCCGGTGCTCGAGCAGACCGACGAGATCGACGTACCGGAAGAAGAGCTGCGGATCGACGTGTACCGCTCGTCCGGTCCGGGTGGTCAGAGCGTCAACACGACCGACTCCGCGGTCCGGATCACGCACATCCCGACCGGCACCGTGGTCTCCTGCCAGAACGAGAAGTCGCAGCTGCAGAACAAGGCCAGCGCGATGGTCATCCTGAAGGCCAAGCTGCTCGCGCTGAAGAAGGCCGAGGAGCGGGCCGAGATCGACGCGCTGCGCGGGGACGTGCAGGGTTCGTGGGGCGACCAGATGCGCTCGTACGTCCTGCACCCGTACCAGATGGTGAAGGACCTGCGGACGCAGTTCGAGTCGGGTAACACCTCCGGTGTGTTCGACGGCGAGATCGACGAGTTCATCGAGGCCGGCATCCGCTGGCGCCGCACCGGCCAGACGGTTGCCGAGCAGAACTGA
- a CDS encoding type II secretion system F family protein — MIEALRIAREVGGGDLGRLLRSLSSFLRDDARTRSELESRQSWSVNGARVAVAAPWLVLLLLSFQGDVIQRYNSPVGAVIIAAGALICVIAYRVMLRIGRLPEPERVLR, encoded by the coding sequence GTGATCGAAGCGCTGCGGATCGCGCGTGAGGTCGGCGGCGGCGACCTCGGCCGGTTGCTGCGGTCGCTGTCGTCGTTCCTGCGCGACGACGCGCGGACCCGGTCCGAGCTCGAGTCCCGGCAGTCGTGGTCGGTCAACGGCGCACGGGTCGCGGTCGCGGCGCCGTGGCTGGTGCTGCTGTTGCTGTCCTTCCAGGGCGATGTCATCCAGCGGTACAACTCGCCGGTCGGCGCGGTGATCATCGCCGCGGGCGCGTTGATCTGTGTGATCGCGTACCGGGTGATGCTGCGGATCGGCCGGCTGCCCGAGCCCGAGCGGGTGCTGCGATGA
- a CDS encoding SigE family RNA polymerase sigma factor, with product MALTRSTQDFEEFAKARTPQLYRSAWLLAGEHHLAEDLVQETLAKLYRAWRRVEQTDNPAAYAQTVLARTYISQQRRRSSTERPVERTPDRADQTGDHELRLSLLQAMAELSPLDRAVLVLRYFEDRSAEQVAYDLGKNTGAIRTRTSRALSRLRAVLGDEAVHLAAL from the coding sequence GTGGCTTTGACACGGTCGACGCAGGATTTCGAGGAGTTCGCCAAAGCGCGGACACCACAGCTGTACCGGTCGGCGTGGCTGCTTGCCGGTGAGCATCACCTGGCCGAAGACTTGGTCCAGGAGACGCTGGCCAAGCTGTACCGGGCCTGGCGGCGGGTGGAGCAGACCGACAACCCGGCGGCGTACGCGCAGACCGTCCTGGCGCGCACGTACATCTCCCAGCAGCGTCGACGGAGCTCGACAGAGCGACCTGTGGAGCGGACACCTGACCGGGCGGACCAGACGGGCGACCACGAACTCCGCCTGTCCTTGCTGCAGGCAATGGCCGAGCTGTCCCCTCTCGACCGAGCAGTGCTGGTACTGCGGTACTTCGAGGACCGCAGCGCGGAACAGGTCGCGTACGACCTCGGCAAGAACACCGGTGCGATCAGGACGCGCACGTCACGCGCACTGAGCCGCCTCAGGGCCGTCCTTGGTGACGAAGCCGTCCATCTGGCCGCACTATGA
- a CDS encoding TadE/TadG family type IV pilus assembly protein, which yields MRRQRGERGSAVVDFVLVSTILVPLFLGILQVGLFLYVRNTVTAAASEGAHYAAVLNRAPADGAARTRELVSGVVTDGLIDSVSAEETDIDGQPGVEVSVHAHMPPLGLWGPGISFTVEGHAVKETGE from the coding sequence ATGCGCAGGCAGCGCGGTGAGCGGGGGTCGGCGGTCGTCGACTTCGTGCTGGTCTCGACGATCCTGGTGCCGTTGTTCCTCGGCATCCTCCAGGTCGGCCTGTTCCTGTACGTGCGCAACACGGTGACCGCCGCGGCGTCCGAAGGTGCGCACTACGCGGCCGTGCTCAACCGGGCGCCGGCCGACGGTGCGGCACGCACCCGGGAGCTGGTCAGCGGCGTGGTGACGGACGGGCTGATCGACTCGGTGTCCGCGGAGGAGACCGACATCGACGGGCAGCCCGGCGTCGAGGTGTCCGTCCACGCGCACATGCCGCCGCTCGGACTGTGGGGACCGGGGATCTCGTTCACCGTCGAGGGACATGCGGTGAAGGAGACCGGCGAGTGA
- a CDS encoding TetR/AcrR family transcriptional regulator — MELGRRERKKQQTRQAISDVATTLFLERGFDAVTVAEVARAADVAVQTVFNHFPAKEDLFFDEPGWWTGPARAIREAPPEADPVDVLEAQYLAETRERLEVGHLATWKLFVRTIESSPALLARRRLTADELETSLTQALDERSPDHLRNRLIAALYAAAQKVLEEQLMRALPDDPSPDELEKAQTALEAAIAQVFAVLRRGLA, encoded by the coding sequence ATGGAGCTCGGGCGGCGGGAACGCAAGAAGCAGCAGACGCGGCAGGCCATCTCGGACGTGGCCACCACGCTGTTCCTCGAGCGCGGCTTCGACGCGGTCACCGTGGCCGAGGTGGCGCGGGCCGCGGATGTCGCCGTACAGACGGTGTTCAACCACTTCCCGGCGAAGGAGGACCTGTTCTTCGACGAGCCGGGGTGGTGGACGGGCCCGGCGCGGGCGATCCGCGAGGCGCCGCCGGAGGCGGATCCGGTGGACGTGCTGGAGGCGCAGTACCTGGCGGAGACGCGGGAGCGGCTCGAGGTCGGTCATCTGGCCACCTGGAAGCTGTTCGTGCGCACGATCGAGAGCAGCCCCGCACTGCTTGCGCGGCGCCGGCTGACGGCGGACGAACTGGAGACGTCGCTCACGCAGGCCCTCGACGAACGATCGCCGGACCACCTGCGCAACCGGCTGATCGCGGCCCTTTATGCCGCCGCACAGAAGGTCCTCGAGGAGCAGTTGATGCGGGCGCTGCCCGACGATCCGTCACCCGACGAGCTCGAGAAGGCGCAAACGGCGCTTGAGGCCGCGATCGCCCAGGTCTTCGCCGTTCTTCGTCGCGGTCTTGCCTGA
- a CDS encoding pilus assembly protein TadG-related protein — MTVLIVGFTVVILLMVVVVTDISKAFLVRRDLDATADGAVLAAANGLAAVYAQPGAGGNAAIDPDQARRLTADYLDDVAAGNRFDDLDWSVDVEGTTVTVRLTSTADLPFQPPGFPGTADVASEAAAIVPIR; from the coding sequence ATGACCGTGCTGATCGTCGGGTTCACTGTGGTGATCCTGCTGATGGTTGTCGTCGTCACCGATATCTCGAAGGCGTTCCTGGTCCGTCGTGACCTCGATGCCACCGCGGACGGCGCCGTCCTCGCGGCCGCGAACGGTCTCGCCGCGGTCTATGCGCAACCCGGTGCCGGCGGCAACGCCGCGATCGATCCCGACCAGGCGCGCCGGCTGACCGCGGACTATCTCGACGACGTTGCCGCGGGCAACAGGTTCGACGATCTCGACTGGTCTGTGGACGTAGAGGGGACGACGGTGACGGTCCGGCTCACCTCCACCGCCGACCTCCCCTTCCAGCCGCCCGGCTTCCCGGGCACGGCCGACGTCGCCTCCGAGGCCGCCGCCATCGTCCCGATCCGCTGA
- a CDS encoding type II secretion system F family protein: MSPMLLGGFLGAVFGAGLLIVVLRLPFLRKPTVDERISPYLRDLGAPDVFVGVIDSRSPFYAILRLFGPSLRSAAKRLERILGGANTIRRRLQRAGLDRTVEEFRIEQLLWGAIAFGAGLVISVVAVAVGLGDPVALLVFCLVLGITALLGRDTYLTAQVRRRERRLLAELPTVAELLALSVAAGEGPAAALDRVARSSRGELANELKRVLAETRAGETLVRALDALADRTGLLALSRFADGLAVALERGTPLADVLRAQAGDIREAGRRELIESGARREVAMMVPVIFLVLPVTIAFAFYPGAVGIRLIAG; encoded by the coding sequence ATGAGCCCGATGCTGCTCGGTGGTTTCCTCGGCGCGGTGTTCGGCGCCGGGCTGCTGATCGTCGTGTTGCGGTTGCCGTTCCTGCGCAAACCCACGGTGGACGAGCGGATCTCGCCGTACCTGCGGGATCTCGGTGCGCCCGACGTGTTCGTCGGCGTGATCGACTCGCGGTCGCCGTTCTACGCGATCCTGCGGTTGTTCGGTCCGTCGCTGCGGTCCGCGGCGAAGCGGCTGGAGCGGATCCTCGGCGGTGCGAACACGATCCGCCGGCGGCTTCAGCGGGCCGGGTTGGACCGGACGGTCGAGGAGTTCCGGATCGAGCAGTTGCTCTGGGGCGCGATCGCCTTCGGTGCCGGGCTGGTGATCTCGGTCGTCGCCGTCGCGGTCGGTCTCGGGGATCCGGTGGCGCTGCTCGTGTTCTGCCTGGTGCTCGGGATCACCGCGCTCCTCGGCCGCGACACGTACCTGACGGCCCAGGTCCGGCGGCGTGAGCGGCGCCTGCTGGCCGAGTTGCCGACCGTGGCCGAGTTGCTCGCGTTGTCGGTCGCGGCCGGTGAAGGTCCGGCCGCTGCCCTCGACCGTGTCGCGCGGTCGTCCCGAGGTGAGCTGGCCAACGAGCTGAAACGCGTCCTGGCGGAGACCAGGGCAGGAGAGACATTGGTCCGCGCGCTCGACGCGCTCGCGGACCGCACCGGGTTGCTGGCGCTCTCGCGCTTCGCGGACGGGCTGGCGGTGGCGCTCGAGCGCGGCACTCCGCTGGCCGACGTACTGCGGGCGCAGGCCGGTGACATCCGGGAAGCCGGGCGCCGCGAACTGATCGAGTCCGGTGCACGGCGCGAGGTCGCGATGATGGTCCCGGTGATCTTCCTGGTCCTTCCGGTGACCATCGCGTTCGCCTTCTACCCGGGCGCTGTCGGAATCCGGCTGATCGCCGGATGA
- a CDS encoding CpaF family protein, with amino-acid sequence MTADRLDAHRASWNGAIELIDAQVRDVVRREGIDPLRDPGAVNSIVATVVREYDERSLSGVVPPIGDLEAVSREVHDRVAGFGPLQRYLDDPSVEEIWINEPSRVFIAREGRHELTTTVLTEEEVSDLVERMLKTTGRRIDVSQPFTDARLPDGSRVHIVLGGITQRYAAINIRKFTVRATRLTDLVQLGSLTPHAAAVLEASVAVGLNVLVSGGTQAGKTTMLNALAGSIPGSERVISCEEVFEIKLPIPDWVSMQTRQAGLEGTGEVRLRDLVKESLRMRPSRVIVGEVRGEECLDLLLALNSGLPGMCTIHANSAREALTKMCTLPLLAGENIGSRFVLPTVAGCVDIVIHLGIAADGRRRVREIVAVTGRLEEQAIETETLFSTRDGYLRRAEGQLPHAERFQQAGYNVAGLLTELPRGQAS; translated from the coding sequence ATGACTGCGGACAGGCTCGACGCGCACCGCGCGAGCTGGAACGGTGCCATCGAGCTGATCGACGCCCAGGTGCGCGACGTCGTACGCCGGGAAGGTATCGACCCGCTCCGCGACCCGGGCGCGGTGAACTCGATCGTCGCCACCGTCGTCCGGGAGTACGACGAGCGCAGTCTGAGCGGCGTGGTGCCGCCGATCGGCGACCTGGAGGCTGTCAGCCGCGAGGTCCACGACCGGGTCGCCGGTTTCGGGCCGCTGCAGCGCTACCTGGACGACCCGTCCGTCGAGGAGATCTGGATCAACGAGCCCAGCCGGGTGTTCATCGCCCGCGAGGGCCGGCACGAGCTGACCACGACCGTGCTGACCGAGGAAGAGGTCAGCGACCTGGTCGAGCGGATGCTGAAGACCACCGGCCGCCGGATCGACGTCTCGCAGCCGTTCACCGACGCCCGGCTGCCGGACGGAAGCCGCGTCCACATCGTCCTCGGCGGCATCACCCAGCGGTATGCGGCGATCAACATCCGCAAGTTCACCGTCCGCGCGACCCGGCTGACCGACCTGGTCCAGCTCGGTTCGCTGACACCGCACGCGGCCGCGGTGCTGGAGGCGTCCGTTGCCGTCGGCCTCAATGTGCTCGTCTCCGGCGGCACGCAGGCCGGCAAGACCACGATGCTGAACGCGCTGGCCGGTTCGATCCCCGGCAGCGAGCGGGTGATCAGCTGCGAAGAGGTCTTCGAGATCAAGCTGCCGATCCCCGACTGGGTGTCGATGCAGACCCGGCAGGCCGGTCTCGAAGGCACCGGTGAGGTGCGGCTGCGCGACCTGGTGAAGGAGTCGCTGCGGATGCGGCCGTCCCGGGTGATCGTCGGCGAGGTGCGCGGCGAGGAATGCCTCGACCTGCTGCTCGCGCTGAACAGCGGCCTCCCCGGCATGTGCACGATCCATGCGAACTCGGCGCGTGAGGCACTGACCAAGATGTGCACGCTGCCGCTGCTGGCCGGCGAGAACATCGGCTCCCGGTTCGTGCTGCCGACGGTGGCCGGCTGCGTCGATATCGTCATACATCTCGGGATCGCGGCGGACGGGCGCCGACGAGTGCGCGAGATCGTCGCCGTCACCGGGCGGCTGGAGGAGCAGGCGATCGAGACCGAGACCCTGTTCAGTACCCGCGACGGGTACCTGCGTCGCGCCGAGGGGCAACTGCCGCATGCGGAGCGGTTCCAGCAGGCCGGGTACAACGTGGCCGGCCTGCTCACCGAATTGCCGCGCGGGCAGGCGAGCTGA
- a CDS encoding pentapeptide repeat-containing protein, which produces MPSRTDLRADCSSCFGLCCIALTFSRSADFAIDKSAGEACPNLSDDFRCTIHSTLRAKGFPGCTVYDCFGAGQAISQRMGKPGPEMFAALPILRQLHELLWYLTEALEYNKNLQPAIDRVEAVSHTADLTTVDVAAERAVVNEVLLETSRIVRGKQSKKKERRGADLIGARLRGADLAKANLRGAYLIGADLRAADLRQADLIGADLRDADLSGADLTGALFLTQSQINAARGDQATRLPKAVTRPSHWSAAGA; this is translated from the coding sequence TTGCCGAGCAGAACTGATCTGCGGGCCGACTGCAGCAGCTGCTTCGGCCTCTGCTGCATCGCGCTGACGTTCAGCAGGTCGGCGGACTTCGCCATCGACAAGTCCGCCGGTGAGGCCTGCCCGAACCTGAGCGACGACTTCCGCTGCACGATCCACAGCACCTTGCGGGCCAAGGGTTTCCCGGGCTGCACGGTCTACGACTGCTTCGGCGCCGGCCAGGCGATCTCGCAGCGGATGGGGAAGCCCGGACCGGAGATGTTCGCCGCGCTCCCGATCCTCCGCCAGTTGCATGAGCTGCTCTGGTATCTCACCGAAGCCCTGGAATACAACAAGAATCTCCAGCCGGCGATCGACCGCGTGGAGGCAGTGAGCCATACGGCGGACCTCACGACCGTCGACGTGGCGGCTGAGCGGGCCGTCGTCAACGAGGTGCTGCTCGAGACCAGCCGGATCGTCCGCGGCAAGCAGAGCAAGAAGAAGGAGCGCCGCGGCGCGGACCTCATCGGAGCCCGCCTCCGCGGCGCCGACCTCGCGAAAGCCAACCTCCGCGGCGCCTACCTGATCGGCGCCGACCTACGCGCCGCCGATCTCCGCCAAGCCGACCTGATCGGCGCCGACCTCCGCGACGCCGACCTGAGCGGCGCTGACCTGACGGGCGCCCTGTTCCTCACCCAGTCTCAGATCAACGCCGCCCGAGGCGACCAGGCCACGAGACTTCCGAAGGCAGTTACGCGCCCTTCCCACTGGTCCGCAGCTGGTGCGTGA
- a CDS encoding type II secretion system F family protein has translation MGLLIGLFFGVGLLLIIAAFVAPLETVPGSDGRLRGKSRDLLASAGIEGLTPGAFIGACVIMALVAFLLMFAVSKTLPVGVVFGLMAGYLPIALVRSRGRKRLAEFRELWPDVVDNVASAVRAGLSLSEALAQVGERGPLPLREPFRRFVRTTPRPAGSPNRWTA, from the coding sequence ATGGGGCTCCTGATCGGACTGTTCTTCGGCGTCGGCCTGCTGCTGATCATCGCGGCGTTCGTGGCGCCGCTCGAGACCGTGCCCGGCTCGGACGGGCGGTTGCGCGGGAAGAGCCGGGACCTGCTCGCGAGCGCGGGGATCGAAGGCTTGACGCCGGGTGCGTTCATCGGTGCCTGCGTGATCATGGCGCTGGTCGCGTTCCTGCTGATGTTCGCGGTGTCCAAGACGTTGCCGGTCGGGGTGGTCTTCGGACTGATGGCCGGGTACCTGCCGATCGCGCTGGTGCGGTCGCGGGGCCGGAAGCGGCTGGCCGAGTTCCGCGAACTGTGGCCGGACGTGGTGGACAACGTCGCCTCGGCGGTCCGCGCAGGGCTGTCGTTGTCGGAGGCTCTGGCGCAGGTGGGCGAGCGCGGGCCGTTGCCGTTGCGCGAGCCGTTCCGGCGGTTCGTGCGGACTACGCCTCGACCGGCCGGTTCGCCGAATCGCTGGACCGCCTGA
- a CDS encoding TadE/TadG family type IV pilus assembly protein: MRRRRDERGSAVVEFSWLAILLMVPLVYMMLGVFDVQRASYGATAATRAAGRAFVIVPDGVSEDEARARAFDAAELAMKDQGMELSSDELTISCSPACLQPGSTVTVTLETKVRLPLIPDALGGEPPAIRISSSHTEAFGDYRQAKGTG; this comes from the coding sequence GTGAGGCGCCGCCGGGACGAACGCGGGAGCGCCGTCGTGGAGTTCTCCTGGCTGGCGATCCTGCTGATGGTTCCGCTGGTCTACATGATGCTCGGCGTGTTCGACGTACAGCGAGCGTCGTACGGCGCGACCGCGGCGACCCGTGCCGCCGGGCGGGCGTTCGTGATCGTGCCGGACGGGGTGTCCGAGGACGAGGCGCGGGCGCGTGCGTTCGACGCCGCGGAGCTGGCGATGAAGGATCAGGGGATGGAGCTCAGCTCGGACGAGCTCACGATCAGCTGCAGCCCGGCCTGTCTGCAGCCGGGCTCGACCGTCACGGTCACTTTGGAGACGAAGGTGCGGCTGCCGCTGATCCCGGATGCGCTCGGCGGCGAACCGCCGGCGATCCGGATCAGCTCCTCGCACACCGAGGCGTTCGGCGACTACCGCCAGGCCAAGGGCACCGGATGA